The DNA segment CTCCGCCATGTCGATCGAAGTCATTTGTTCGCAGTGCAGCACCGTCCATCATGTCAATGATCGGATGGCAGGCCGCACTGTGCACTGCCCAAACTGTGACGCGGTCGTGCCTGTGCCCGAACCAATCGTTGCCCTCGACGACACGGATGACTCGATCGAAGTCGAAGCAGTGGACGCCAGCGAAATCGTTGGCGCGAATACCGAAAACGCCCGCAGCACCGAGGCTGATATCGACGTCGAATCAGCTCGCGCCGAGTCAACTGAAGGGCAATTCAGCGATGCGATGATCCCGTCGATTTCGGGACTCGAGGATGACGAAGAGGACCAGGTTCTTGCTCGGAACAAACGTCCCGAAGAAGAAATGGACATGACGCCGATGGTCGACGTGACCTTCTTGTTGCTGATTTTCTTCATGGTCACGGCGGCGTTTAGTTTGCAAAAATCGATCGAGATGCCTCGCCAACAAACCGACGCGCCTAGCACGAATTCGGAACCCGAAGAAACCGAAGACCTGGACATGGTCGAGGTCCAAGTCGACGAATTCGGAAGCTTCTTGGTGATGGCTCCGGAATGGGAACGAGAAACGCCCGGCAAACAAAACTTGATCTCAACTCTCAAAGAAGCTGCGGGCAATAACAACGATGGCATGCGATTGGTCATCAAAGTTCATGAATCGGCAAAGCTGTTCGCTTTGGTCGATGCCATGGATGCCGGAACGATCGCCGGCTATGCCGAACTGGAAGTCACCCAAGTCGAAGAATTTGACTGACGTTTTCTGCGACCGACTTTCGGGCTCAATACTTAACGCCTAATTCCTAAAACCTAATACCTATTTCTTCCATGCTTGCTAAAGAATTGATCGATCGACTCGAACGGCTCGGGTTGCTCGACCAGGAGATCATCGAAGCCCTCCGCGAACAACTCGAACAAGGTGGCACGCGGGTTACGCCCGAAGCCGTCGCAAAGTTGTTAGTCGACAACGGCCAACTGACGCACTTTCAAGCGTCCAAGTTGATCGGCGAACTGCGCAGTGGCCAATACGAATCCGATGAAGTCGTCGAAGTCGGACTGGCCGAGGAAGAATTGGGCGTTGTCGGTGAAGAATTTGGGGACGTCGTCGAAGTCGAGGAAGCCGGCGTCTATGATGCGGAACCGGTTGCTGTTGAAGCCGTCGCCGTCGAAGCTGTCGCAACGGACAGTGGGCGAAGCGGTAGCAACGGTGACTCGCCGCCAGCCAACCGACCGCGTTCATCTCGCCGCAAACCAGACCCTCAAAAATCGGTTTGGGACTCTTTCAAGATCTATGGTTATCTAGGAATCATTGCGCTGCTGATCCTGACTGGTGCAGGCATCATGTTCGTGCTTAGTCGCGAAAACGCCGACGAAGTTATCGGCAACGCGAACAAACTGTACGACCAACAGAACTATCAAGGCGCCCAAGATGCTTACACCGGTTTTCTGAAGTCGTTCGGCGAAGAACACCAGTACTCGTCGCTGTCCAGAACTCGCATCACGATGACAGAGATGTACAAGGCAGCGCAGTTCAAACAGGAACCGTGGCAAGCCGTTGACCTAGCGAAAGAGAAGTTACCGATCATCGCCGAAGAAGAAGGCATGAACGAGGAACGGGGCAACTTGGCCGCATTGCTGGTCGACATCGCTGCAAACATGGCCACATCGGCGGGTAAGGCAAAGGAAACTTCCGAAAAGGAGAGCTTACTAGCGAAACTGGACGAGCATCTCGTGTTGATGGAAAATCCACTCTACATGCCAACGTCGATGCGGGCGACATTAGCGGGCCAGATCAAACGCGTCGAGGAAGCTCATGAACGCGTCAAACGCGACATCAGCCGGAACAAACGACTCGATGCAGCGGAGGCTTCGATGAAGGCCTCGTTAGAAACGAAGGACACGAAGGCAGCCTACGACACACGCACCGAATTGTTACGGGATTTCCCCGAACTGCAAAATGACGAGCGATTGGTGTCCCTGATCCGCGAGGCCAGTGGGATCCAACAAACCTTGGTGGCGCCCTCGTCGAAGTTACCCAAAATGGTGACTCAAGCCCCCGAAGGCGACTCGATCAAACAAATTGTATTGACGACTCTGGCCGGCAAGGCCGCGCCGGACCTGCGAGGCGAAACGCTGTACCTGCGAGCCGGCGGGTCGATCTTGGCGTTCGACGGCGAGAAAGGGAAATTGCGTTGGCGCAAGTTCGTCGGCTATTCCAAAGACTTGCCGCCCGTTCGGATCGGCAGCGGTGATGGCGTGCTGCTTAGCGATGCATCCCACAACGAAGTTTTCCGATGCGATGCCGAAAACGGGAAAGTATCGTGGCGTTCGCAAGTCGAAGAACCGTTCTACGAACCAATCTCGATCAAAGACGACGTTTTCGTATCTAGCAAGTCGGGCCGATTGATTTCGCTGGATTCCGAATCAGGCGATGCCAATTGGGCGACCCAAATCCCGCAAGGCTTAGAAGTCGGCCCCGGTGTCGACCAACGGGTTAGCCGAGCCTACTTGCCGGGCAACCACAGCAACCTGTATCTGATCAATACTCGCGATGGTTCATGCTTGGAAAGCTTCTACATTGGCCACCGCGAAGGCACCATCGCCGTTCCTCCGGTACCCTTGCTCGGTCACGTGTTTGTGATCGAAAACGCTGGTACTGATTACGCGAACGTTCACGTGCTTCGCGTTGACGAAACGGGCCAGAAAATGCGCATCGCGCAACCGGCCTTCCGGGTGACCGGAAACGTTCGTGTTCCGCCGATCATCCAGGGACGACGTTTGATCGTGTTGACCGACCGCGGCGAAGTCATGGTCTATGACATTGAACCAACGGCCGAACGAGAACAGGTCACCGTGGCGGCCAAACTGCCTGCGTTTTATGACCAACCCACTGCAACGCAAATGGCTGTTGGCCGGACCGCAATGTGGATCACGGGAACTCGAGTGGGTCGTTACGAACTGCAAATCAATACTGGCCGTGTGGTCCGCGATTGGAGCCTACATGAGTTGGACACGTTCATTGGCCGTCCTTTTGCCAGCGACGATACGCTGGTCCATGCACGAGTCCTTCGCGGAACGTCAGCCATTCGAGTGACGGCTGCAAATCCGAAGACGGGCGAAGAGATTTGGCGAACCGACGTTGGCGTGCCGGTTTCGATGATTCGCGCAGCTCCCAGTGGCGGCTACCACGTTGTGACTAGCCAAGCGGCATTGTTCGAACTCGATCGCGAATCACTGGCGAGCGGTTCAACCCAAGGACCAATCGAAAATCCAGGAAAGAATGCGGTTGGTATTCGATTTGAAGATCCAATCGCAATTGATGACACACGGGTCGTCATGGTCAACCAATCCGGTGGTCAATCGAATTTGGTCTACGACCCAAGTCGGGAAACCGAAAAGCTTCGCCAGGTCACTATGCAATTGCCCGACGGCAAACCAAGTGGTGGCGGAATCGTCGCCGGCGGCGGCCTATTCTTACCGCTCGATTCCGGGCGGGCTGTATTGGCCAAGATCCAAACCGGCGCCATGATGGCCACGCCGTTCCAACCCGCCAGCGACCCGGTCGCCAGCGTCCAATGGACCCGGCCGGTCGCGTTACCAGACGATGCCGACCAAGTTGTGGTCGCCGACAGTCGTAAGAAGATCTACCGCATTCGGATAGCCGAACAGCTTCGCGAGCTTGCGTCGAAAGATGTCGAGTACAAGTTCTTGGGCCCAGCCGCTGGAGTCGAAGGCACCTACATCGCATCAACGGCAGGACCAGCCGCCGACTTCTTGGTCGGCTTCGATCTGACCAGCTTGAATGAATCATTCAAGACATTGCTGGATGGCCGAATCGCTTGGGGCCCCGTTGCGGCAGGGAAGTGGTGCTTGATCGAAACCGAGGATCGAATACTACGAGGCTTCTCGTCCGACGGTGTCGAGAAGTTCCAAATCGAGTTGCCCGAAGGTCGCCCAGTCGGCCAGCCTGTAGTCGTGGGTGATGCGATTGTGCTTGCCGGACAAAGCGGTTGGCTGATTGCGTTGGATCCGGTGACCGGCAAGCTAAATGGCAAGATCGACCTGGGACAACCACTCTCGGCCTCACCACTGAAAGTCGGCAACAGTCTATTGGTGCCTGGCGCTGAAGGCGTCATCTACATCACTGAAATCCCCTCGGAATAAGCACTGGCAATGGAATTGATGAGGGACATGAACCAAGGTCTTCGGCGAGTCCAAGGCTCCGCCATCGCAATGCTCTGCGCGACGCTTTGCATAGCCGCTCTGGCGGTTGCGCCTGCACACGCCCAGCGACTCGATTACGCCGAATCGGGAACGCCACCTGATCCGGGTCTCGAACTGCTGCAGGAAGAACCGCACGACATCATTTACTTCACCGAAAAAGCAGGTGGAGGATGGGCCCGAGTACTGCCGCTGGATTTCCCCGGCCGTCGGCCACCATCCAACCCCACTGGAACGTTGCGATTCCAAGTGCTGGGGATCGAAGGCAAAGAAATGGTCGCCAAGTGGCCGACCATTGAAAAAATCGATCTGTGGGAAGTCAAACTTGAAAAGGAAGCAAGGGAACGGATCGCCAAAGGCGACTTCGTCGGCGCGTATCCTTTTCTGTCAGTCCTGATCCGGGATTTTCCTAACCAAAAGGGGCTGCGAGAATTGCGCAGCAACTTCCTTTGGCAAGATGCCATTTCAAGGGCCAAGAAAGGCGAGATCGCGCCGACACTGGCGATGCTTGAAGAGTTGCGCAGTTATGCACCCGAGTTCCAAAGATCCAGCGTGGTTCGTGCGCTCAGCGGCACGGCTGATCGATTGATGCAGATTCTCGTTGATGCCGGCAAACTTGACCTGGCTCAGCAGATGCTTGCCCGTCTTGAAACGGACTATCAAAACGATCGACTCGATGCGGTCAAAAAATGGAACCAGAAATTCTATGAAATGGCGGTGGGCAAACGCGATGAAGCGGAAACGGCCCGCGATGCTGAAGACTACCGCTTGGCTCGAAAGCTGGCCCGCGAAGCGCTCTACCTGCAACCCGATCTTCCAGGCGGGATGACGCTCGTTCGCCAAATCCATGACCTTTATCCGATGGTCAATGTCGGCGTTTTGCAAACCGCGACGGTCTTGGAACCGACTCGGATTGATAACTGGGCGGCGCGACGTGCGGGACGCTTGATGTACCGGACGCTATTCGAAATCCAAGGCGCTGGCCCAGAGGGCGGTGAATACGATTTCATTTTCGGCGATACCGAAATGAGCCCGGACCGCATGCACTTTGACCTGCTAATCGAACCGAACAATATCAAGCCCCCCTTAGACAAGATCCGCGGCTTCTTCTTGGCCGACGTGATGGCCAAACGGGCTCAGCCGAGTCATCCTGACTATTACGCGCCCTGGGCGGCTGCCGTACAGTCAATCGAGTTGGTTGGCCCGCAACAAGTCGGGTTCAATTTGCGGCGACCGCATGTGTTGCCGATCAGCTTGCTGCAGATTCCTGTCGATGGCAGTTGGTTCGGCGACAAACCAGACTCACCCACCGGCGACTATCGCCCGGACGAGACAGCCAAGAATGACGATGTCGTTCGCTATGTGCTGCGAGGTGAACCGAAGACTCCCACGCAACCTCGCGAACTCGTCGAAATGCGAATGACGTCAGGTGCAGATGGTGTCGCCAAATTGCTGCAAGGCGAAGTCGATGTGCTGGACCAGTTGTTTCCTGCCGATGCGATCCGCCTGTCCAAGAGCAAAAACATCAAAGTGGTGAAGTATCCACTACCGACGGTTCACATGCTGGTGCCATGCTCGGATCACCCTTACATGAGCGAACGGACGTTTCGACGTGCTCTGCTTTACGGAATCAATCGCGAAGACATTCTTAATGGCGAGTTGCTCGAAGGACTTCGCTCGGAAGGGTGCCGCGTCCTATCGGGACCGTTTCCGGCGGGTATCGAGATTAATGACCCGTTGGGCTACGCGTATGATCAAAAGATCAATCCGCGCCCCTACGAACCGCCACTCGCAAAACTTTTGTTAGCAATGAACGCCAATCAAATGGAAGCGTTCGCGGCGCGCAAGAAAGAGAAGCGACCAGAAATGACTCCGATCCGTTTGGCCTTTCCCGCCGACAACCTATCGCGAGTCGCCTGCGAAGCGATCAGTAGCCAGTGGGAACTGTTGGGTTTGACCGTTGAATTGGTTGAACTGCCGATTGGACGCACCTTCCCGAATCCCGACGAAGACA comes from the Rubripirellula reticaptiva genome and includes:
- a CDS encoding ABC transporter substrate-binding protein, which gives rise to MNQGLRRVQGSAIAMLCATLCIAALAVAPAHAQRLDYAESGTPPDPGLELLQEEPHDIIYFTEKAGGGWARVLPLDFPGRRPPSNPTGTLRFQVLGIEGKEMVAKWPTIEKIDLWEVKLEKEARERIAKGDFVGAYPFLSVLIRDFPNQKGLRELRSNFLWQDAISRAKKGEIAPTLAMLEELRSYAPEFQRSSVVRALSGTADRLMQILVDAGKLDLAQQMLARLETDYQNDRLDAVKKWNQKFYEMAVGKRDEAETARDAEDYRLARKLAREALYLQPDLPGGMTLVRQIHDLYPMVNVGVLQTATVLEPTRIDNWAARRAGRLMYRTLFEIQGAGPEGGEYDFIFGDTEMSPDRMHFDLLIEPNNIKPPLDKIRGFFLADVMAKRAQPSHPDYYAPWAAAVQSIELVGPQQVGFNLRRPHVLPISLLQIPVDGSWFGDKPDSPTGDYRPDETAKNDDVVRYVLRGEPKTPTQPRELVEMRMTSGADGVAKLLQGEVDVLDQLFPADAIRLSKSKNIKVVKYPLPTVHMLVPCSDHPYMSERTFRRALLYGINREDILNGELLEGLRSEGCRVLSGPFPAGIEINDPLGYAYDQKINPRPYEPPLAKLLLAMNANQMEAFAARKKEKRPEMTPIRLAFPADNLSRVACEAISSQWELLGLTVELVELPIGRTFPNPDEDIADIVYVSAAVWEPVIDARRVLGPEGMAKSEDQLVGLGLRRLEEAKNWREIRDRLLDLHAIAHHELPVLPLWQMVDSYAYRRELVGMGTDIVSLYQNASNWRLGQ
- a CDS encoding outer membrane protein assembly factor BamB family protein — protein: MLAKELIDRLERLGLLDQEIIEALREQLEQGGTRVTPEAVAKLLVDNGQLTHFQASKLIGELRSGQYESDEVVEVGLAEEELGVVGEEFGDVVEVEEAGVYDAEPVAVEAVAVEAVATDSGRSGSNGDSPPANRPRSSRRKPDPQKSVWDSFKIYGYLGIIALLILTGAGIMFVLSRENADEVIGNANKLYDQQNYQGAQDAYTGFLKSFGEEHQYSSLSRTRITMTEMYKAAQFKQEPWQAVDLAKEKLPIIAEEEGMNEERGNLAALLVDIAANMATSAGKAKETSEKESLLAKLDEHLVLMENPLYMPTSMRATLAGQIKRVEEAHERVKRDISRNKRLDAAEASMKASLETKDTKAAYDTRTELLRDFPELQNDERLVSLIREASGIQQTLVAPSSKLPKMVTQAPEGDSIKQIVLTTLAGKAAPDLRGETLYLRAGGSILAFDGEKGKLRWRKFVGYSKDLPPVRIGSGDGVLLSDASHNEVFRCDAENGKVSWRSQVEEPFYEPISIKDDVFVSSKSGRLISLDSESGDANWATQIPQGLEVGPGVDQRVSRAYLPGNHSNLYLINTRDGSCLESFYIGHREGTIAVPPVPLLGHVFVIENAGTDYANVHVLRVDETGQKMRIAQPAFRVTGNVRVPPIIQGRRLIVLTDRGEVMVYDIEPTAEREQVTVAAKLPAFYDQPTATQMAVGRTAMWITGTRVGRYELQINTGRVVRDWSLHELDTFIGRPFASDDTLVHARVLRGTSAIRVTAANPKTGEEIWRTDVGVPVSMIRAAPSGGYHVVTSQAALFELDRESLASGSTQGPIENPGKNAVGIRFEDPIAIDDTRVVMVNQSGGQSNLVYDPSRETEKLRQVTMQLPDGKPSGGGIVAGGGLFLPLDSGRAVLAKIQTGAMMATPFQPASDPVASVQWTRPVALPDDADQVVVADSRKKIYRIRIAEQLRELASKDVEYKFLGPAAGVEGTYIASTAGPAADFLVGFDLTSLNESFKTLLDGRIAWGPVAAGKWCLIETEDRILRGFSSDGVEKFQIELPEGRPVGQPVVVGDAIVLAGQSGWLIALDPVTGKLNGKIDLGQPLSASPLKVGNSLLVPGAEGVIYITEIPSE
- a CDS encoding ExbD/TolR family protein; protein product: MSIEVICSQCSTVHHVNDRMAGRTVHCPNCDAVVPVPEPIVALDDTDDSIEVEAVDASEIVGANTENARSTEADIDVESARAESTEGQFSDAMIPSISGLEDDEEDQVLARNKRPEEEMDMTPMVDVTFLLLIFFMVTAAFSLQKSIEMPRQQTDAPSTNSEPEETEDLDMVEVQVDEFGSFLVMAPEWERETPGKQNLISTLKEAAGNNNDGMRLVIKVHESAKLFALVDAMDAGTIAGYAELEVTQVEEFD